In Motacilla alba alba isolate MOTALB_02 chromosome 4A, Motacilla_alba_V1.0_pri, whole genome shotgun sequence, the genomic window GCCAGAACCAGCCTTGCTCAAGTCCAGCTGGAGCTTCTGACCAAAAATCCTGTGGCAGTGGTGGCTCTCCCCATGTGACGAAcggcacagcagctcagaacCTCGCTTTGTCTGCCCCTCAGCTGAGCCCAAGCCAAACGCAGTCAGGTGCTGAATCATTCGTCTCGGCAACGCCGCAGCATTTTACTCCTAATATCATTGTGCTAAACAAGCCTCTGCTTAACTCATCACTTGGTGCCAGCTCCTTGCATCAAACGCATGTGACGCCTACAATTGATTTACTTGAGGAGAACCAGCAGCCACCCAATAATGGCTCCGTAACTGAAGTGCAAGCAACTGCTGTTGATGATGAAGAGGTTGTTGAAGATGATGTCGATATCATTGGCTCCTCTAGTCCTGGTTCAGTCAACAGCAGCTCTTTGGTTCAGCAATCTTCTGTTCCTAATGCGGGGAGCACTGAAGGATCAGGTGTACAGAAAAAACAGGTTGTTACATTTTCACAAGAGCCATCTACTAAAGCtggagaatttaaaataaaaatctcagaCGTCCTTTCTGGAAATAAGGAATTAAGTTCGGGTCTAACATCAAAGAACGCGGCAGATGGGCAGAAAATCATAACGTTAGATACAGCAACTGAAATAGGAGGCTTGTCCACAGGCTGTAAGGTTTATGCAAATATCGGTGAGGACACCTATGACATAGTCATCCCTGTGAAGGGTGACCCTGAGGAAGGGGAAGCCAAGCCTGACGACACACCCAAAAAGTCTGATGATGAGTCTCCAAAGGGGAAGCGCATGAAAGTAAAGCACGATGACCACTACGAGCTCATAGTGGACGGCAGAGTCTACTACATTTGTATCGTGTGCAAGCGGTCGTACGCGTGCCTGACGAGCCTGCGGAGACATTTCAACGTGCACTCCTGGGAGAAGAAGTACCCGTGCCGCTACTGCGACAAAGTCTTCGCTCTTGCAGAGTATCGCACCAAGCACGAACTTCACCACACCGGGGAGCGAAGGTACCAGTGCTTGACGTGCGGCAAAACTTTCATCAACTACCAAATCACCACCTCCCACATCAGATCCGTTCACAGCCAGGACCCCTCCGGAGACACCAAGCTGTACCGGCTGCACCCCTGCAGGTCCCTGCAGATCAGGCAGTACGCCTACATCAGTGACCGCCCCAGCAGCGTGCCGGGGATGAACGAGGGGGGAGTTGTCTATCGGGTGGGCTCAGGGAAGGACGGCACTGAGGGAGCGACATCCAGCTCTCCAGCCAAACAAATCACCTGGGATGACATTTTCGTTCCGCAGGGAAGTGAAACACTTTTTAAGCAGAACCCATCGGAGGGAAGTACTGAATTTGAGTTTGTGATACCAGAATCTTACTGAAACGtttgaaatgctggaaaaagGGTTCAGTGCTGGAGCATTGCAGCATTCAGTTTTAACTGAACTGTTGAAATTGCCGTAAAATCGAAGGTTAAAGTCAAAATAAGTTGTTCTACCAAGTAACCAAATGGTAACACTTAGATGGACTGTGTTAACTGCAGTGGAAGCAATTAATCAGAAAATTTACTTGAATAGAGAGTGAGACATTCTAAGGCGCTGCCAGAGTTTTCAGATATGTTAAATTTGATCAAAACATGAGGATTTGTGGCTTGAAAATGTACAATTCCTTCTAAAGAGctagaaatatttctaaactAATTGAGGTATTTCCTGTACCCATACTTACCATGTAAACCCTTTCTTCCATGTTAGCACTTTAATGCTGAATTCTGTTTAGATGTTAAccaagaaaacagcaacatttcTTCATCGTAGTCTCTTGGTCATggaaccatttaaaaaaataatcccacaACTCACATTTGTGGAAAAGGGGCCAAAATACATGATCCCCTACTACACTGGACTAGTCTGTTTTTGAGCTAGCATCCTAATTctgcttttataaatattatGAATCATCTGTCTTCATGCAAAAAGTCTTGTCAACAAGCAATACTCGGTTAGGGCTAACTTGAACAAACTTTAATTACACTTGGCAGTATGGTGAGCTAAGACATTCAGTGTCCTGGACCTTGTTACTTTACTCTTTTTGCAATggggaaaaaccaaaccctaCAAAGCTGAATAGTGAAGAAGCTTAGAGCACTTAGGAAGGAGGTAATTTTACCTTCCTACAGCTTGAGAAATATTGATGCATTTTCttactgctggaaaaaaaatgccagtaATTAGTTTGATAGAAAgtgctgttcctttttttttttttttttttttttccacttcaagAGGAAGGGCTTCAGTccagaattttgaaattataaaaatattatttgttttttgctgAAGGCTTCTCAAAGCTATGAATTCATGTAAGTGCTGTATTGGTTTAGCACTGAGACTGCTGAAGATCCTGTATGCCTGTTTGGCTAGATCTTCAAGTGTAACAGGGATTTGGATTTCCCCCCACACTCACCCCCATTTTTACATTTTGGAAGATGAGGTCTAAACCAACAACCAGAAAATACCCTTTATTCACCATGACCCAAAGTATAATTTCTCTGCAGTTGTCTAGTTGTCAGCTGTTTCCAGGTTTGGGTTTATTATGTTGCCATTTTACTCTCCTTGCATTTGGTGCCTATTTTAACAGTTAAAAGATGAATTAGATGTCCAACTTGATCAGGAAATGGTAGAGAAAAACAGCTGTTTACTGGAGTCCTAGTTTAGCATTTCAGCGTTAGTGACTTGTTGAATTTTTGTAAATGGTAATATGAAAACCCCTCAAGTTCTAGAAGTGACTGGGAAAGACTATTGTGCATAGTGCTAGTTATGGAAACCTTTAATTGCTTAAATTGCAGTTAcaggtttctcttttctttttcatgttttaagcTAGTATCTTGATTTTATGACTCTCAAAGGTTTTAGACATGCAGTACTTTTCACAGAAAGGCACTTAAATGGTAAACAGTTCAAATCTAAGTTGAGCTACAAAAACGATGCCAGAAATCCACGCGAGCAGTGATGGGAGGAGGATTTTTTACATGGTGCATGTGATGCTCAGCACTTCTCCTTTGTCAGCCAAGAACGTGATATACCTGATTATTTCCAGATCATACTGCTGACCCCTTTGAATATAACGGGCCATGCTTTAAATGTGGGGTGTAACTGAGGTGGCGTTCCTGCAGTCACGCGTTATCCTCATGGGACGTGAGTGTGCATTGCCTGTGTGGAGCAGCTGGCTGGTGCTGTCGTGGGACTTCCTCAACTTTGTGACGAGACAAATGCaatgttatttttgttattgaCATGACACATGTTTAATCACAGAACAgtcttgagttggaagggacccacaaggaaCATTGAGCCCAACTCTTAAGTAAGTGGCTTGTGTTGGGATCTGGAATTAAGCATACATTACAAAGTGCAGAATTAAACATAATGGCTATCACTATTTGCTGCTGATATATTTAAAACCTTAAATTAAACTGTGCCTAGTAAAGGTCTCTTTTTGgaggaaaactggaaaattagGGCTTTGTAACTATTTTTGCTAGAAGACTCGTGCTTGCATGTGTCTCAGGGTCTTCAGTTTTCCTTGGAAGTGATTTTGATATCCAAAGTCCAGAGGTatgtaaagcatttttttaatttcacttccAGTATTTATTGGTTTGGAAACATGTTAAATCCattctttgaaaactttttatGGGGCCATGAGTAAGCTTTTATATTTAGATTTCTGGCTATTGCACTTacatttgtgtttttgtttgtttttgtaagCATTTAACTTCCAGTTTAACTTAATGAAAAAACTTATGTAAATATTAAGAAATTGGCTTTGGGATgatggaagaaaaatgctgaatCTGACAAAGCATTTatatagaaatgaaaaatttcaacAGACTAAGGTAGCAAACCTCACAGTCATTTATTATACATAGAAAACCATTAACAGATCTGCTGCAGAATATGGTAATGGTGGCTGCATCCTCACTGTCTGGTTTCTTTGGGGATACATACCATAACATTCCGCTATGTGAACtaaataaatattgaataaCACCTActgcttatttattttgttctgttaaGGCATGCAGCTTATAAAAAGATGCAGAAGCTGACAACTATATACATTGAATTCTGAGTTCTACAGGTATTGCCTAGGAAATGTTCCGTGTGAAACATTCCTTGGTTTTCCCCAGTCTGTGATGTATATAGTTGTACAGTCTTTccttaaaacactttttaaagttGTGTTCTACTTTTCATTAATCAACACGTGATATTAGTTTTTAGAGCTTTCtatggcaaaaataaaaaaatttaattctcAAGATGAGCATAGTATATTTCTTTTTGATGGCAACTCAGTTTCTATAGTCTAACACGTTTGAAGCttctttttccatgtctttGGGAACAGCAGGGAACCCACTGGGGGGGATCAGGGAGAGGTGTTTTTATTTGGGccttagttttgtttgtttgttttgatgttgTTTAATTGGTTTTGTTGAACACTTCCCAAGAAAGCAAATTAGCTCAAGAACCCCAGCGTGCTGTGAGCTGAGTGCTGCGATGGATGGGGTGGATGGGAGCTcccaggacaggcagagctgtcctgaACACTCTgaccagctgctggcactgcaaatgAGCTCAAAGTCAGCAAAACCCCAGCCTAGTGGCCAGTAAAACGTACACAGTGACCAGGGCAGTGCTTTCAGCTCGCTCGTGGTTTGGGCTCTTCTTACCAGCTGCTGACTGGTTGTGCTTTGCAAGAGTTCCTTTGTTGGTGACCTGGGGCCAACAGGAAATAGTCACTTACTTTGTGTAGACTTCTTACTGCATGTAGGAATGCAATTTAATAAGGAACATACCAAATTATGTTCTAGATGCCTTTATCTCCTTGGCATAGGGCTTCTACCTCGCTCTGCTGACATCATCAGGACAGAATATGCCCAAAGTAAGCAAAGGTGACACCAAGACCACACTGGTTGGATTATTCAGATGTGTGTTAAGTGAAAAATCAGCAGTAATAAATTTAGAGGGCTTGAGGTCAGGGCACCATGCTATGGTAAAACTGCAGAATTATCAAGTGTGGGGGCATGAGCGCCTTCAAAAACAGAAGTTAAGGAATTTTTGGCTAATCCTGGTAGAAATATGTCTCAAATGTAGTGAATAGAGATGgagggctttttgtttgttggttttttttttttttgctttgattttttaaaatgtaacttttaatcacttttttaaaataacctttaaaaaaacctttaaaaaatcttcaagaTGCTTGTAAAACAGGAAGGTTGCTAAAATGTAAAATAGAATTGGTAAATGTTTACAAAAGTCACacaattttatttaactttggCAAAGTAATAAAAGGTTACATATGAGTCACAAACTTGACATTCTCATAAGAAATGACAAATACAGTGCAGAATGTTGCAGTTACattaaatgctttgttttactCAAGCAGAATGAAACAGGTAATTCAACAGAAGGTACCACCAGTAagttttttaatgtgaaaatgtaCTTGTCCTTTTATAGTGAATTTAAAGCAGCAATGTACTTTTTGCTAAAAtattccttaggaaaaaaaaaaaaaagagaatttggaTAATTTCCTAAGGTTAGTATTTTTCAACTCAAAACCAATGACACGATTCATCTCCTAATTGTTTCTCTGCCACTAAGTTATGTTCTCTTCAGGATGTTCAGTCCTGTCCTGTGGTGTCCCCTAGTCCTTCTAGCCCTATTTAGTTGACAGGCACAAATGGTACAGTGTTTGTCAGAAGTGGGACAGGACTGTtggcttttatttcaaagataAAGCAATGAAACGTTTTCTGGTACTAAATTAACATGCCCTTCTGATTCTAGTTTTGTGGGGAGTTTTATCAAGAGAAGTACTGTCAGTTTTGAAATTGCTCACGATCACTTTATCAAGAGATTCTTTATATCTCTTTAATTcaataaaatgtaatataaaatgGAGGGTGCCCCAGTATATAAATTTAGTTCCAGTACACAAATTTATAGGAGCTGCACTTCAACATTCTATAGTAAAACAAAATACCACCAGGTTATGTTCTACATACACTACTGCTTTAAATCCTGTGAGCTGCATTCCTTTGTcctgtttattttcccttcttacTGGAGAAAAGCCACGCTTGCTTCTGGATAAAGTGTCATTCTTTAATGAACTAATATACTGATTAGTATTTGACAGTGGAAATGATGAAGTTAATACATAGTCTAGCCTAAAGGCTTTGCAAATGCATAGGATTAAAAACAGCATTATAAAGTGTGGGTGTACTTTGAAAAGTGAGATCAGAGacttcagtgtttgtttttcatgttgacagcatttgaattttttttttatagattAAAAGTAGGTGCCACAGTGTAAAATCCAACTGGATTCTCCCCCAACCCACCATCACGTATGCCGTTTTGATTCTGAAAGCCAGGTTTAACTTTTAGGTACCTTTTTGTCTGCATCAGTTGCAAATAAAGGAAGGCAACTGAGGATTAGGGTCAAAAAATCAATGCCAAGGAAATGATATCTTTAGGAAATAAGGAGTAAGATGTTAATGTTGCTTTTATCCCTGAAGTAAGCTGTTGAGAACGCTCAGGTTGAGCAGGTCAGATCCGAACACTGTCATCTGAAATCACTTCCTGCAGTAGAACCACACTTTAGAGGTCAGTGTGTCACATTTCAAAGCTGACATTTTGTTATGCAAGATGCATGCAAAATCTGCTGGAATCTAGATCAATCAGCACAGTCATCAGCTGAAGATAAAATGAAAGTCACAACAGTAATTGCAAATTCCTCAGTTTTGTCCTATATTACAGGGTGTTGAATTTCATCCGTGTGAGACTTATATCTGGGAGAACTAGTAGTGGATATTCCTTATGTGCAGCCCATAGTACAGCTACTGAACTAGTGCTTATTCAGGGTGCTGATTCAGTCcattaaaaaagttaaaagtacaagcttaaaaagaaattcccaaccacagaaaacataaacaaattaataaataacatttttactGCACTGTTTCAGTGACTTGTAGACGGTTCCTAATGTTTTTTAGAGGAATACAAGGACAATTTAGGCAGTGCAACCACCCAAACTGTTTGACTTCAGCATTACTTACACAGAATTCAGAGAGAGACAACTCCATTTCATCTTTTATCTTAAGAAGCaacctgaaataaaaacagcttGCCCCCCCCCTCAAAAAAGCAATATTCTGATTAATTTGTTACACATGCTCGAGGCTATCCTATGATGTTATCCTTTTCAACAGGGTTACATTTTGAGGCACTGTCACGGTTCCCCCCAAAATTTTTCCAGTGTGTTGGGCCAACAAGTGATGTGAGCTAGGTCCTGTGTCCTCCCAGCCAGAATCCCAGCAACTGGAGCCCAAAGGCCAAACAAAACCAGTGCTGAGTGGTGCTGTCTGCAAGCACCCTCACCTCAAACAGACTGATAATCTCTAGCAACTATTGATCTTGGCTACCCTTACTGCAGCTTGGCACAAGATGGAGTAAGGCAGACCAGAATCTGTCATCTGTTGGATGTGTTGGATCACTTGATTAAAAATCAAGGACTACATGAACCAAAGAGGCTGAAATTTAGGTCAGCTGCTACTCAGTGACTCATTAAAACATCAGAAGTCTGTCCCCTTTGTCACAGGCCATCGTTAAAACTTCTGAAGTACGTCTCGCAAAAAAGGACAGTCCaatctaatatttttatttgcaatgaTATTCTGTattctcctgctccctcccacagtaaaatacaaatacaaaatgttCACACTTATTTCGATGgcaaatatgttttttcttctttcccacgTTCTTTATGGCGTGTACGGTGGTGGCTTCTCAAAAGGTGGGAAATAGGGCGGTGAGTAACGAGGGGGTGCATTAGAGGCCCACATATAGCTGGGAGATGGTGACAGGGACTGGGGGTCATCGGAGAGGCCAGAAGGAGTGGAGGCTGGAAACACGCTGGAATGCTGCAGGGAGACAGCAAAGGCTGCATTGTAACCATTTCCTCAGGGCAATTACTTTAACAAATTGATACTTCATTAACAAACAGTtcaaaatttacatttcaagGTTCACCTCAGCGAATCGCGTAAGTGCAAATAACACTTCAGATACCTTGTTGCATTCAAAGTAAGCACAGCCTGTAAGGAACGGTTTTGAAAAATGAGGCTCCTTAGATCCAAAAttgaagataatttttaaaaattctcatcACTTCTGTGTGCCTGCTACATTTCACCACGACTGGACAACTGAAAACTGATGAGTTCCTCTCAAACCTTGGGTGTCAGACACCAGCCAGTAGCAACAGCTGCTCCAAAAACCAGAGAACTGGGTCTGCCATTTTAGAGTTGTGTGTGAAAGGCAGGTTTCTGCAAGGGCCTAGGCTTCCTTAGGAATTCTGGTGTGTTGTCTTTCTCCTGTGAAAAATGTGTGGAATGAGTGGGAAGCGTTCTTGCACCAGAGGGAGTGCATCCTTTGGGAGGGATTTGAGAGGCACGGCTGGGCTCGCTCCACTGTGTGCTGTAGGGTGTCAGGGGCCAGGGGCCAGGGTCACTGCTTGGGGCAGAGGAGGGCTCAAAGCAAGGGAGTCTCCACAGCAGAGGCTCAGCT contains:
- the ZBTB33 gene encoding transcriptional regulator Kaiso isoform X2, with product MEGKKLISATDTQYSSVLLQSLNEQRGHGLFCDVTVIVEDRKFRAHRNILSASSTYFHQLFSVAGQVVELSFVRAEIFAEILNYIYSSKIISVRSDLLDELIKSGQELGVKFIADLGIPPAEGKHVPSELKDSASETSASSPNQRDAETQVTTIRPEGQEATDGMPVITQSFSLHGIEYETTKITVSNSDEEDDDVIFCSEIVPPKECTKDKNAASQNQPCSSPAGASDQKSCGSGGSPHVTNGTAAQNLALSAPQLSPSQTQSGAESFVSATPQHFTPNIIVLNKPLLNSSLGASSLHQTHVTPTIDLLEENQQPPNNGSVTEVQATAVDDEEVVEDDVDIIGSSSPGSVNSSSLVQQSSVPNAGSTEGSGVQKKQVVTFSQEPSTKAGEFKIKISDVLSGNKELSSGLTSKNAADGQKIITLDTATEIGGLSTGCKVYANIGEDTYDIVIPVKGDPEEGEAKPDDTPKKSDDESPKGKRMKVKHDDHYELIVDGRVYYICIVCKRSYACLTSLRRHFNVHSWEKKYPCRYCDKVFALAEYRTKHELHHTGERRYQCLTCGKTFINYQITTSHIRSVHSQDPSGDTKLYRLHPCRSLQIRQYAYISDRPSSVPGMNEGGVVYRVGSGKDGTEGATSSSPAKQITWDDIFVPQGSETLFKQNPSEGSTEFEFVIPESY
- the ZBTB33 gene encoding transcriptional regulator Kaiso isoform X1; translation: MDARSAAAEGMEGKKLISATDTQYSSVLLQSLNEQRGHGLFCDVTVIVEDRKFRAHRNILSASSTYFHQLFSVAGQVVELSFVRAEIFAEILNYIYSSKIISVRSDLLDELIKSGQELGVKFIADLGIPPAEGKHVPSELKDSASETSASSPNQRDAETQVTTIRPEGQEATDGMPVITQSFSLHGIEYETTKITVSNSDEEDDDVIFCSEIVPPKECTKDKNAASQNQPCSSPAGASDQKSCGSGGSPHVTNGTAAQNLALSAPQLSPSQTQSGAESFVSATPQHFTPNIIVLNKPLLNSSLGASSLHQTHVTPTIDLLEENQQPPNNGSVTEVQATAVDDEEVVEDDVDIIGSSSPGSVNSSSLVQQSSVPNAGSTEGSGVQKKQVVTFSQEPSTKAGEFKIKISDVLSGNKELSSGLTSKNAADGQKIITLDTATEIGGLSTGCKVYANIGEDTYDIVIPVKGDPEEGEAKPDDTPKKSDDESPKGKRMKVKHDDHYELIVDGRVYYICIVCKRSYACLTSLRRHFNVHSWEKKYPCRYCDKVFALAEYRTKHELHHTGERRYQCLTCGKTFINYQITTSHIRSVHSQDPSGDTKLYRLHPCRSLQIRQYAYISDRPSSVPGMNEGGVVYRVGSGKDGTEGATSSSPAKQITWDDIFVPQGSETLFKQNPSEGSTEFEFVIPESY